Proteins from a genomic interval of Beijerinckia indica subsp. indica ATCC 9039:
- a CDS encoding respiratory chain complex I subunit 1 family protein — protein MAVIADLAIQGIQMLLVLCLAPALTGFVRKVKARLLRRRGPSILQPYRDLWRLMRKEVVLAENASWLFRAIPYLIFSATWVAAALVPTFATGLLFSWSADLIAVTALLGSTRFFLALAGMDVGTSFGGIGSSREVMIATLAEPAMIMIVFTLALLAGSTQLSSLAGFMLTSPVGLRVSLGLALIALVMVAVAENGRIPIDNPATHLELTMVHEAMLLEYSGRHLALIELAASLKLLLYVSLIGCVFLPWGLSPPGADVSTRLVGVGAYGLKLAAGGFLLAFFETTVAKMRVFRVPEFLGAALMLGLLGTLLLFVSRSL, from the coding sequence ATGGCCGTAATCGCAGATCTTGCCATCCAGGGCATACAGATGCTTCTGGTTCTTTGCCTCGCGCCAGCGCTCACAGGGTTCGTTCGCAAAGTCAAGGCGCGCCTTTTGCGCCGCCGTGGGCCTTCGATCCTCCAGCCTTACCGCGATCTTTGGCGGCTCATGCGCAAGGAAGTGGTGCTGGCGGAAAATGCCTCCTGGCTTTTTCGCGCCATTCCCTATCTGATCTTTTCCGCGACCTGGGTGGCCGCGGCTCTCGTCCCAACCTTTGCCACCGGACTTCTGTTCAGTTGGTCTGCCGATCTCATCGCCGTCACAGCCCTCCTCGGCAGCACGCGTTTCTTCCTGGCCTTGGCTGGCATGGATGTCGGCACGAGTTTCGGCGGCATCGGCTCGAGCCGAGAGGTGATGATCGCGACGCTTGCCGAACCGGCGATGATCATGATCGTCTTCACGCTCGCGCTTCTCGCAGGCTCAACCCAATTGTCGAGCCTTGCCGGTTTCATGCTGACATCGCCCGTGGGTCTGCGTGTTTCCTTGGGACTCGCCCTCATCGCGCTCGTGATGGTGGCGGTCGCCGAGAATGGACGGATCCCGATCGACAATCCCGCGACGCATCTCGAACTCACTATGGTGCATGAGGCCATGCTGCTCGAATATTCCGGCCGGCACCTCGCTTTGATCGAACTCGCGGCTTCCCTGAAACTCCTTCTTTATGTTTCATTGATCGGCTGCGTTTTCCTCCCCTGGGGCCTGTCGCCACCGGGAGCCGACGTCAGTACCCGGCTGGTTGGTGTTGGGGCCTATGGGCTCAAACTCGCCGCTGGCGGTTTCCTCCTCGCCTTTTTCGAGACCACCGTCGCCAAAATGCGGGTCTTCCGCGTGCCGGAGTTTCTCGGTGCCGCTCTCATGCTCGGCCTTCTCGGCACATTGCTGCTGTTCGTCTCGCGGAGCCTTTAG
- a CDS encoding hydrogenase-4 component E, whose translation MHSLSFDIAHLFAGGLVLVSFMLLYQDRLYALLNVFALQAFVLVLSVAWQAFVQQAPHLYITAAIALILKAIVIPGALHRIVARLGIHREVETVGGIGSTMLAGIGLVALSMVVMLRATPGADPLAREDLAFALSVVLLGLLMMVTRRNAVSQVVGFMSIENGLILAGTGAKGMPLVVEISIAFSVLVAFIIIGIFLFRIRERFDTVDSRALDNFRGERT comes from the coding sequence ATGCACAGCCTGTCCTTCGATATTGCGCATCTCTTCGCCGGCGGCCTCGTCCTGGTCAGCTTCATGCTCCTCTATCAGGACCGCCTTTACGCCCTTCTCAACGTCTTTGCCCTGCAGGCCTTCGTCCTCGTTCTCTCCGTCGCCTGGCAGGCTTTTGTGCAACAGGCGCCCCATCTCTATATCACCGCCGCGATCGCCCTCATCCTGAAGGCCATCGTCATTCCCGGCGCGCTCCATCGCATCGTCGCCCGCCTCGGCATTCATCGGGAAGTCGAAACAGTCGGCGGCATCGGATCGACCATGCTCGCCGGCATCGGGCTCGTCGCTTTGTCCATGGTGGTGATGCTGCGCGCGACGCCGGGCGCCGATCCGCTAGCACGTGAGGATCTCGCCTTCGCGCTGTCCGTCGTCTTGTTGGGCCTTTTGATGATGGTGACGCGGCGCAATGCCGTCAGTCAGGTTGTCGGCTTCATGTCGATCGAAAACGGTCTCATTCTCGCGGGAACGGGCGCCAAGGGGATGCCACTCGTGGTCGAGATCAGCATCGCTTTCTCGGTCCTGGTCGCCTTTATCATCATCGGCATCTTCCTGTTCCGCATTCGCGAGCGTTTCGACACGGTCGACAGCCGCGCGCTCGACAATTTCCGGGGAGAGCGGACATGA
- a CDS encoding hydrogenase 4 subunit F — protein MRPIVNAVTLSLILPAATAFVLALLPDYRLSARINAASSFLTLLSALSLLFVTPAPTPYLLIDDLNIVFIVLNTFVGFTTSLFSASYIAHEIEIGRLAPTQLRFYHAMYQALLFAMNLALVANNTGLMWVAIEMATLTTVLMVGLYRTHEAIEAAWKYFILGGVGIALALFGTILIYMAAQPIVGEGLDGMAWTVLIRHASAFDPALLDVAFVFLLLGYGTKVGLVPLHAWLPDAHAEGPTPISAVLSGLLLNVALYAVLRFKLLIAANPAAIAPGPLMAGMGLASLLFAGFMLYRRGDIKRLFAYSSIEHMGIIVFAFGMGGPIANFAGLLHMTMHSLTKSAIFFTVGHIAQVKGTQKLAGIKGLTVTHPALGWSLVLGVIAIAGLPPFGVFMSEFLVVSSTFARAPLLALVFVAGLLIAFGALMLHLHSLAFGEPEGGSAPVEASYGPLAAHVALVLVAGIYLPPSLVTWFQHVASLLG, from the coding sequence ATGAGGCCCATCGTCAATGCCGTCACCTTGAGCCTCATTCTGCCCGCCGCCACGGCCTTCGTTCTCGCGCTCCTTCCGGACTATCGCCTGTCGGCCCGGATCAATGCAGCCTCGTCCTTTCTGACGCTTCTTTCCGCACTCTCTCTCCTATTCGTCACGCCAGCGCCCACTCCTTATCTGCTGATTGATGATCTCAATATCGTCTTCATCGTCCTGAATACATTCGTCGGTTTCACGACGAGCCTTTTCAGCGCCAGCTACATTGCCCATGAGATTGAAATCGGTCGCCTCGCGCCGACACAATTGCGTTTCTATCACGCCATGTATCAGGCGTTGCTCTTCGCCATGAATCTCGCACTTGTCGCCAATAATACCGGCCTCATGTGGGTTGCTATCGAAATGGCGACGCTTACCACGGTTCTGATGGTCGGACTCTACCGCACCCATGAGGCGATCGAGGCGGCCTGGAAATATTTCATCCTTGGCGGTGTCGGCATCGCGCTCGCCTTGTTCGGCACCATTCTCATCTATATGGCCGCGCAGCCAATCGTCGGAGAAGGGCTCGACGGCATGGCCTGGACGGTCCTGATCCGGCATGCCTCCGCCTTCGATCCGGCGCTGCTCGACGTCGCTTTCGTCTTTCTCCTGCTCGGCTATGGCACCAAGGTCGGCCTCGTGCCGCTCCATGCCTGGCTCCCCGATGCCCATGCCGAGGGTCCAACGCCCATTTCCGCCGTGCTGTCCGGCCTTCTCCTCAATGTCGCGCTTTATGCGGTGCTGCGCTTCAAGCTCCTGATCGCGGCCAATCCGGCGGCCATCGCGCCCGGTCCCTTGATGGCAGGGATGGGGCTCGCCTCTTTGCTGTTTGCGGGGTTCATGCTCTATCGCCGGGGCGATATCAAAAGACTCTTCGCCTATTCCTCCATCGAACATATGGGGATCATCGTCTTCGCTTTTGGCATGGGCGGGCCGATCGCCAATTTCGCCGGCCTTTTGCACATGACGATGCATAGCCTGACGAAATCGGCGATCTTCTTCACCGTCGGCCATATCGCGCAGGTCAAAGGCACGCAGAAACTCGCCGGCATCAAGGGCCTGACCGTCACGCATCCAGCTCTGGGCTGGAGCCTCGTCCTTGGCGTCATCGCCATAGCCGGCCTACCGCCCTTCGGCGTCTTCATGAGCGAGTTCCTCGTGGTGAGTTCCACCTTCGCCCGCGCGCCACTGCTCGCGCTCGTTTTCGTCGCGGGGCTTCTCATCGCTTTTGGTGCGCTCATGCTCCACTTGCATAGTCTTGCCTTCGGTGAACCGGAAGGAGGAAGCGCGCCGGTTGAAGCCTCCTATGGGCCGCTGGCCGCTCATGTCGCGCTGGTGCTGGTAGCAGGCATCTATCTGCCGCCTTCGCTGGTCACCTGGTTCCAGCATGTCGCGAGTCTGCTCGGCTGA